Proteins encoded within one genomic window of Manis pentadactyla isolate mManPen7 chromosome 4, mManPen7.hap1, whole genome shotgun sequence:
- the S100PBP gene encoding S100P-binding protein, translating into MMCSLVPSGQSFGTSLLPKDTASFSCGSLDEDELDDSLLELCDGEEDDGNLSLTEEEIEEFLRDDDSSNENSSGREGLLKDDSRHVEKGRRGSQILPDTPQEKNSLCSLGPVAETAGLFKLPHLSTSVGHGPTPIKPLNRLFALEKNLIKITVVAPFDPTVCDTVLDKDKTDSSKDSEKPFSFGEEMRKDDLSPNESKLHTDSEGSPSNSTWDGPLLPSPSDNNFQQTVSDKNRPDSTKPTPEFSQILHHSETPNMGSSWRNGSHKSTCEMRFPVISSSSNKDVLDKDSGKLKVRERRLGKVIPVLQAQTRTNESTFSQSDLEEQKQSYLRSVIAHIEDPVDSNQGTLRELCALMDQVHHMQNQKWQHPSDLTTRNYARFRRSLQRYSLTQWVDRNMRSHHRFQRLSDFPCSPFVSSPQQ; encoded by the exons ATGATGTGCTCACTAGTGCCCTCTGGACAGTCTTTTGGTACTTCTCTCTTGCCTAAAGATACTGCCTCATTTTCTTGTGGTTCCTTGGATGAGGATGAGTTGGATGACTCCTTGCTGGAGCTGTGTGATGGAGAAGAAGATGATGgcaatttaagtttaactgaggAAGAGATTGAGGAGTTCTTAAGGGATGATGACTCATCAAATGAGAACTCTTCTGGGAGAGAAGGGTTGCTTAAAGATGACAGCAGGCATGTTgaaaagggaaggagagggagtcaAATTCTGCCTGACACTCCCCAAGAGAAAAATTCATTGTGCAGCTTGGGACCAGTAGCTGAGACCGCTGGCCTCTTCAAACTACCTCATCTAAGTACATCAGTTGGTCATGGACCGACTCCTATTAAACCATTAAACAGACTCTTTGCACTAGAAAAGAATCTTATAAAAATAACAGTTGTTGCACCATTTGATCCAACAGTTTGTGATACTGTGCTTGATAAGGACAAGACTGATTCATCCAAAGATTCTGAAAAACCCTTTTCCTTTGGGGAAGAGATGAGAAAAGATGATCTTAGCCCAAATGAGAGCAAACTTCACACTGATTCTGAAGGCAGCCCCAGTAACTCTACTTGGGATGGGcccctgcttccttctccttCAGACAATAACTTTCAACAAACTGTCTCTGATAAAAATAGGCCTGACAGTACAAAACCTACACCTGAATTCTCTCAGATCTTGCACCACTCAGAGACTCCTAATATGGGGTCATCCTGGAGAAATGGATCGCATAAATCAACTTGTGAAATGAGGTTTCCAGTTATTTCCAGTTCTTCAAACAAA gatgttCTTGACAAGGATTCTGGGAAGCTGAAAGTCCGTGAGAGAAGACTAGGCAAAGTCATTCCTGTTCTGCAAGCCCAAACAAG GACTAATGAGTCAACGTTTTCACAATCAGATCTAGAAGAGCAGAAGCAAAGTTACCTCAGGAGTGTCATTGCTCACATAGAAGACCCAGTGGACTCTAACCAAG GCACCTTGAGGGAGCTGTGTGCCTTGATGGATCAAGTTCATCATATGCAGAACCAAAAATGGCAGCATCCCTCGGACCTCACCACACG AAATTATGCCCGATTCCGACGTTCTCTGCAAAGATACAGTCTGACTCAGTGGGTTGACAGGAACATGCGAAGCCACCATCGGTTCCAGCGGCTCTCAGATTTTCCGTGCAGTCCATTTGTCTCATCCCCTCAGCAGTAA